One window of the Salvia splendens isolate huo1 chromosome 1, SspV2, whole genome shotgun sequence genome contains the following:
- the LOC121808637 gene encoding 5'-nucleotidase SurE-like: MESNSDRPTVMVTNDDGIDAPGLQALVRALVSSDQFQVFVSAPEREQSAVSHSSTVLTVMHAKPVEIDGAIAFAVSGTPADCTSLGISKALFTSVPDLVISGINKGSNCGYHIIYSGTVAGAREAFLHNIPAVSLSYDWYGRGGRRSADDYELAAEACLPIISGILAEIRKNTYPRNSFLNINVPADVVNHKGYRLTKPGNSMNKLGWKQVTSQAQGEEMISAMVLAPRPSSILESGAVGDTKNKNFMFIRKLLEFQVEDGGTDYSSLLEGYISVSPLAAMSPAEEDSHSYFALWLPLLNQCFSSSTI; encoded by the exons ATGGAAAGCAACAGCGATCGTCCGACGGTGATGGTGACGAACGACGACGGAATCGACGCCCCCGGCCTCCAAGCTCTTGTTCGTGCTCTGGTTTCCTCCGATCAATTCCAAGTCTTCGTCAGCGCTCCAGAAAG GGAACAATCTGCTGTTAGTCATAGTTCAACAGTGCTCACTGTTATGCATGCCAAGCCTGTGGAAATCGATGGAGCTATTGCTTTTGCAGTTTCCG GAACCCCTGCTGACTGTACATCTTTGGGAATTTCCAAGGCTCTCTTCACCTCAGTACCAGATTTG GTAATCAGTGGCATTAACAAGGGTAGCAACTGTGGTTATCACAT TATTTATTCAGGGACTGTAGCAGGTGCTCGGGAAGCATTTCTGCACAACATACCTGCTGTTTCTTTATCATATGACTG GTACGGTCGGGGAGGGAGGCGCAGTGCTGATGATTATGAACTGGCAGCAGAGGCTTGCTTGCCTATAATCAGCGGTATATTGGCTGAAATCAGGAAGAATACATATCCTAGAAACAGTTTTCTCAATATAAATGTTCCAGCAGATGTTGTGAATCATAAG GGGTATCGACTAACCAAGCCCGGGAACAGTATGAATAAACTTGGGTGGAAGCAAGTCACTTCTCAAGCTCAAGGAGAAGAAATGATATCAGCAATGGTTTTGGCTCCACGTCCATCATCAATCCTTGAATCAGGGGCAGTGGGTGATaccaaaaacaaaaattttatGTTCATAAGAAAA CTCTTGGAGTTTCAGGTCGAAGATGGTGGCACGGATTATTCTTCTCTTCTAGAAGGATAT ATAAGTGTGAGCCCTCTAGCTGCTATGTCTCCTGCTGAGGAAGATAGCCACTCATACTTTGCACTGTGGCTGCCACTTCTGAATCAATGCTTTTCTTCCTCTACCATTTGA
- the LOC121808629 gene encoding pentatricopeptide repeat-containing protein At3g09040, mitochondrial-like translates to MLARYNKIRPQRLNPNSSSSHLQFEFSTLPPVNDTRFRQSPSQELTFYDYLLQICLGECKKIQTRKLFDRIPERLSFSLNAAKAIHAQSLKFGISSEWELGTSILDLYAKCGHMDYTRKVFLHLEKRDELAWNSIMSMKSRKGLFVDVLEDFVSMWSCGVAGNQFSFAIVLSACAKLMDVDLGKLAHCASIKLGLETDPYCEVALIDMYAKCGYLAFAKRIFDVGVYPDKVAWTSMISGLAQAGLLSEALKVFEQMQEAGHVPDDIVLVTVLNTFVGRGRLEDACRLFAQMRNPNVVAWNVMISGHVKGGNEGEAIKLFRNMVNIAVVEPTRSTLGSVLRAIATVANLTYGLQVHSWALKRGLSSNVYAGSSLVNMYAKCQKMEAALAVFTDSEEKNEVLWNALIGGYAQNGLAHEVFELFASMKISGFRPDEYTYTSLLSACACLGNINMGRELHSYVIKNEFGRNLYVQNALVDMYAKCGALLNARKLFEKIKNRDNVSWNAIIVGYVQDEEEEEAFRMFRQMMSEGIAPDEVSLASILSAVGNLKDLCKGMQIHCFMHKYGLEKAMYAGSSLIDMYCKCRVVETASEVFSSMPQKSVVCVNALISGHALFSLAEAANTFKYMLLEGLQPSEVTFATLLEACSDNIDLYLGIQIHCFILKVGLPFSDEFLAVSLLGMYINNQRNTEAISFFSELPHPRSTVLWTVLISGGTQNGHYDEALRWYHEMRCHNAMPDQATFCSVVRACSGLTSLEDGKKIHSVIFHIGYDKDELTGSALVDMYAKCGDINSSAQVFREMISKKDVILWNSMIVGYGKNGYAEDALNIFDEMKQANVEPDAVTFLGVLTACSHAGMVPEGREIYESMVSLYGVKPRRDHWACMVDLFGRWGFLEEAEKFIDNLGSVPDSMIWATYLNACRLQGDDARGKRAAEKLFELEPHDSAPYVLLSSMHAASGNWDGVKFVREKMLEKGLVKLPGSSKISLDVVY, encoded by the coding sequence ATGCTAGCAAGATATAACAAGATCAGGCCCCAGCGACTGAACCCAAATTCTTCATCTTCGCATCTCCAATTCGAATTCTCAACCCTCCCTCCCGTAAACGATACAAGATTTCGTCAATCTCCGTCTCAAGAACTCACCTTTTACGACTATCTATTACAAATATGCTTGGGGGAATGCAAGAAGATCCAAACCCGCAAACTGTTCGACAGAATTCCCGAAAGACTGAGTTTTTCATTGAATGCAGCGAAAGCGATTCACGCCCAGAGCTTGAAATTCGGCATATCGTCAGAGTGGGAATTGGGGACCTCTATCTTGGATTTGTATGCCAAATGCGGCCACATGGATTACACAAGAAAGGTTTTTTTGCACCTCGAGAAAAGGGATGAATTGGCTTGGAATTCAATTATGAGTATGAAATCGCGTAAAGGGTTGTTTGTGGACGTGTTGGAGGACTTTGTCTCGATGTGGAGTTGTGGGGTGGCAGGGAATCAGTTCAGTTTTGCGATCGTCTTGTCGGCTTGTGCTAAGTTGATGGATGTAGATCTCGGGAAGCTAGCACATTGTGCTTCTATCAAGTTAGGGTTGGAAACTGACCCATATTGCGAGGTTGCGTTGATTGATATGTATGCAAAATGTGGTTATTTGGCATTTGCCAAAAGGATATTTGATGTTGGTGTGTACCCGGACAAAGTTGCTTGGACTTCAATGATCTCGGGGCTTGCTCAGGCTGGCTTGCTTAGTGAGGCATTGAAAGTCTTCGAGCAGATGCAGGAAGCAGGTCATGTGCCCGATGATATAGTGCTTGTGACTGTCTTAAACACATTTGTGGGGCGAGGAAGGCTTGAGGATGCTTGCCGCCTGTTTGCCCAAATGCGTAACCCAAATGTTGTTGCATGGAACGTTATGATTTCGGGTCATGTAAAAGGGGGTAATGAAGGAGAGGCTATCAAACTGTTCAGAAATATGGTCAATATTGCTGTTGTTGAGCCAACACGTTCAACGCTAGGTAGTGTGTTGAGAGCAATTGCCACTGTGGCTAACCTTACATATGGCTTGCAGGTCCATTCTTGGGCACTGAAGCGTGGCCTTAGCTCTAATGTATATGCAGGGAGCTCCTTGGTTAATATGTACGCCAAATGTCAGAAGATGGAGGCGGCATTGGCAGTCTTTACGGATTCAGAAGAGAAAAATGAGGTGTTGTGGAATGCATTAATTGGGGGCTATGCTCAGAACGGTCTTGCTCATGAAGTATTCGAGTTATTTGCAAGTATGAAGATTTCTGGATTTCGACCTGATGAATATACTTATACTAGTCTGCTGAGTGCTTGTGCGTGTTTGGGGAATATCAATATGGGCCGCGAGTTACATTCATATGTAATTAAGAATGAATTTGGAAGAAACTTATATGTGCAAAATGCATTAGTGGATATGTATGCCAAATGTGGAGCTCTACTCAATGCGAGGAAACTATTTGAGAAAATCAAGAATCGAGATAATGTTTCTTGGAATGCAATCATTGTGGGCTATGTGCAGgatgaggaggaagaagaagcctTTCGTATGTTTCGCCAGATGATGTCGGAGGGGATTGCACCTGATGAGGTGTCCTTAGCTAGCATACTTAGTGCTGTGGGAAATCTTAAAGATCTTTGCAAGGGTATGCAGATACATTGTTTTATGCACAAGTATGGTCTAGAAAAAGCCATGTATGCTGGAAGCTCACTGATTGACATGTATTGCAAGTGCAGAGTAGTTGAAACCGCATCGGAAGTATTCTCTTCCATGCCCCAGAAAAGTGTGGTTTGTGTTAATGCTTTGATCTCTGGCCATGCTCTATTCAGCTTAGCCGAGGCAGCGAATACTTTTAAGTATATGCTCCTTGAGGGACTGCAACCTTCCGAAGTCACGTTTGCTACCCTTCTGGAGGCATGTTCCGATAACATTGATTTATATCTTGGGATTCAAATCCACTGTTTTATCCTAAAAGTCGGCCTTCCATTTAGTGACGAATTTTTAGCTGTCTCGCTCTTGGGAATGTACATCAATAATCAAAGAAATACTGAAGCAATTAGCTTCTTCTCTGAGCTTCCTCATCCGAGAAGCACAGTATTGTGGACAGTCTTGATATCAGGAGGCACGCAAAATGGTCATTATGACGAGGCATTGCGTTGGTACCATGAAATGCGATGTCATAACGCCATGCCAGACCAAGCGACATTTTGTAGCGTCGTGAGAGCATGCTCAGGCTTAACTTCTTTAGAGGATGGTAAGAAAATCCACTCTGTCATCTTTCATATAGGTTATGATAAAGATGAGTTGACTGGAAGCGCTCTCGTGGATATGTATGCTAAATGTGGAGATATTAATAGTTCGGCCCAAGTCTTCAGGGAGATGATTAGTAAGAAAGATGTGATTTTGTGGAACTCTATGATTGTTGGATATGGGAAAAACGGCTATGCAGAAGATGCTCTGAACATCTTCGACGAGATGAAGCAGGCTAATGTAGAACCAGATGCAGTCACTTTCCTTGGCGTTCTAACCGCATGTAGTCATGCAGGAATGGTACCTGAAGGTCGAGAAATTTACGAGAGCATGGTAAGCCTTTATGGGGTTAAACCACGTAGAGATCACTGGGCGTGCATGGTTGATCTTTTCGGGCGTTGGGGCTTTCTTGAGGAGGCGGAGAAGTTCATCGACAACCTAGGATCTGTGCCTGACTCAATGATATGGGCTACTTATCTTAACGCGTGCAGATTGCAGGGAGATGATGCGAGGGGGAAGCGTGCTGCTGAAAAGCTTTTCGAGTTGGAACCACATGATTCTGCTCCTTACGTGCTGCTTTCAAGTATGCATGCAGCATCAGGCAACTGGGATGGTGTTAAATTTGTGAGGGAGAAAATGTTGGAAAAAGGACTTGTAAAGTTACCTGGGAGTAGTAAAATCTCTCTGGATGTAGTTTATTAG